The Henckelia pumila isolate YLH828 chromosome 2, ASM3356847v2, whole genome shotgun sequence genome includes a window with the following:
- the LOC140882093 gene encoding COP9 signalosome complex subunit 1 — translation MEAEDDAAGTMIDDEDICVNGAVLDGESQRHRPIISGEQLDVEAYAALYSGRTKITRLLFIAEKSGVPSMQLEALRMAYDEIKKGENTQLFREVVAKIDGRLGPSYGPDNGWADAVDRRAELRKEKLENELNAYRTNLIKESIRMGYNDFGDFFYAHGHLGEAFKNYVRTRDYCTTSKHIIHMCLNAILVSIEMGQFTHVTSYINKAEQSQDTSDPITNAKLRCAAGLAHLESRKYKLAARKFLETGPELGNNYTEVIAPQDVATYGGLCALASFDRAELKSKVIDNSNFKSFLELVPEIRELINDFYTSHYASCLEYLGNLKTNLLLDIHLHDHVETLYEQIRNKALIQYTHPFVSVDLHMMANAFNTTVAGLEKELETLITNDQIQARIDSHNKILYARHADLRKGTFQRVLQTGCEFDREVRAMLLRANLIKHDYNLRAARKHGNV, via the exons TAAGCGGCGAGCAACTCGACGTCGAGGCCTATGCGGCTCTGTACTCCGGCCGGACGAAGATCACTCGGCTGCTGTTTATTGCTGAGAAAAGTGGCGTCCCCTCGATGCAGCTCGAGGCTTTGAGAATGGCGTATGATGAGATTAAGAAGGGGGAGAACACGCAGCTGTTCAGGGAGGTGGTTGCGAAGATCGATGGGCGATTGGGCCCGAGTTATGGACCGGATAATGGGTGGGCTGATGCGGTTGACCGACGGGCTGAGCTTCGGAAGGAGAAGCTCGAGAATGAACTCAATGCTTACAGG ACAAATTTGATCAAAGAGAGCATTCGAATGGGTTATAATGATTTTGGAGATTTCTTTTACGCCCATGGTCATCTTGGCGAAGCTTTCAAAAATTATGTCCGCACGCGTGACTATTGCACTACATCCAAACATATCATTCATATGTGTCTAAATGCAATTTTGGTTAGCATTGAGATGGGCCAGTTCACCCATGTTACTAGCTATATTAACAAGGCTGAGCAAAGTCAAGATACCTCGGACCCCATTACAAATGCGAAATTACGATGTGCTGCTGGTTTGGCTCATTTGGAAAGCAGAAAGTATAAGCTTGCTGCTCGTAAG TTCCTAGAAACTGGTCCTGAACTAGGGAATAACTACACAGAAGTTATTGCACCACAAGATGTTGCAACCTATGGCGGTCTTTGCGCACTTGCAAGTTTTGATCGTGCAGAACTGAAG AGCAAAGTCATTGACAACAGTAACTTCAAGAGTTTCTTGGAATTAGTACCTGAAATTAGGGAGCTAATTAATGATTTCTATACCAG CCACTATGCTTCCTGCCTTGAATATCTTGGAAACCTTAAGACGAACTTGTTACTCGACATCCATTTACACGACCATGTGGAAACTCTATACGAACAAATTCGCAACAAAGCTCTGATCCAGTACACTCACCCATTTGTCTCTGTTGATCTGCACATGATGGCAAATGCTTTCAACACAACTGTTGCGGGCTTGGAGAAAGAGCTTGAAACTCTCATTACCAATGACCAAATACAG GCGCGGATTGACTCCCACAACAAAATTCTCTATGCTCGGCATGCAGATCTGAGGAAAGGCACGTTCCAACGTGTCCTGCAGACTGGCTGTGAATTTGATCGTGAAGTGAGAGCCATGCTTTTGAGAGCAAACCTTATCAAGCATGATTATAACCTTAGAGCAGCTCGCAAGCATGGAAATGTATAG
- the LOC140877221 gene encoding uncharacterized protein: MASHDQTLPGDHQPGRNITIPLEQLESFVQDVVRKSLIAAKQPQSKDITVEEEGNQGNPNPIAQVQEGEEEESSWMHSIQPSMADELHELRRKEVIEEPLPLNYKSAKIQEYDGSTDPEEHLARFENVAMLHCYGDKIKCKVFLTTLVDSAQRWFEKLEPQSVQSFSKFKQVFFQHFGSSKRYRKTAYSLFEAKQSGEESLRTYIKRFNKIALEVPTCAQETKITAFTQGLREGEFFKSLVKKAPRTFEDLLARAEKYINMEEAQRQKKEVARREGGREQGRSRENHDPMGRLSRYAPYRGTRDKAVYMCEERVDTHTPVSKKKLWKYCALHQECTHDTSEC; this comes from the exons ATGGCTTCTCATGATCAAACATTACCTGGAGACCATCAGCCAGGACGGAATATTACCATTCCCTTGGAGCAGTTAGAATCATTTGTCCAAGATGTGGTACGGAAGTCGTTGATAGCTGCAAAGCAGCCACAATCAAAGGACATAACTGTGGAGGAAGAAGGAAATCAGGGTAATCCAAACCCTATTGCCCAGGTtcaagaaggagaagaagaagaaagctctTGGATGCACTCAATACAGCCGTCCATGGCAGATGAGTTGCATGAGCTCAGGAGGAAG GAGGTGATAGAGGAACCCTTGCCATTAAATTACAAGTCGGCTAAAATCCAGGAATACGATGGGAGCACAGACCCAGAGGAGCACCTGGCTCGGTTTGAAAATGTAGCCATGTTACATTGCTATGGAGATAAGATCAAATGCAAAGTCTTCCTAACCACTTTGGTGGATTCTGCCCAAAGATGGTTTGAGAAGTTGGAGCCCCAGAGTGTTCAatcattttcaaaattcaagcaAGTGTTTTTTCAGCACTTCGGCAGTAGCAAGAGGTATAGGAAAACTGCCTATAGCCTTTTTGAAGCAAAGCAGTCAGGAGAGGAGTCTTTACGAACCTATATCAAAAGGTTTAACAAAATTGCTTTGGAGGTCCCGACTTGTGCCCAGGAGACCAAGATCACGGCTTTCACTCAAGGTCTTCGGGAAGGGGAATTTTTCAAATCACTGGTGAAAAAAGCACCCCGGACCTTCGAAGATTTGCTGGCTCGGGCTGAAAAATACATTAACATGGAGGAAGCTCAGAGGCAGAAGAAGGAGGTGGCCCGGCGGGAGGGAGGCCGGGAACAAGGAAGAAGTAGAGAGAACCATGATCCCATGGGGCGATTGTCCCGGTATGCTCCGTACCGAGGGACCCGAGATAAGGCTGTTTATATGTGTGAAGAAAGGGTGGACACGCATACCCCTGTTTCTAAGAAGAAGCTATGGAAGTACTGTGCACTTCATCAAGAGTGCACTCATGACACCAGTGAGTGTTGA
- the LOC140881371 gene encoding probable pectin methyltransferase QUA3, giving the protein MGHLNLHSSKTRTSRQWRLLDIVTAMFFAAVLLFFILVFTPLGDSLAASGRRTLLRSSGSDPRHRGRLVELVESGRNTAPIDACPSEMVDHMPCEDPRINSQLSRDMNYYRERHCPPFEETPLCLIPPPNGYRVPVQWPESLHKIWHDNMPYNKIAERKGHQGWMKREGPHFIFPGGGTMFPDGAIQYIEKLKQYIPIAGGVLRTALDMGCGVASFGGYMLAEEILTLSFAPRDSHKAQIQFALERGVPAFVAMLGTSRLPFPAFSFDLVHCSRCLIDFTAYNATYFLEVDRLLRPGGFLVISGPPVQWQKQDKEWNDLQAVARSLCYEIIVVDGNTAIWKKPSGDSCLLNQNEFGLHFCEESVDPSFAWSFKLKKCVSRITSAKGDFAIGVIPKWPERLTKAPSRAGVMKNGMDVFEADNRRWVRRVAYYKNSLNLKLGTPSIRNVMDMNAFFGGFAAAITSDPVWVMNVVPARKPSTLDVIYDRGLIGLYHDWCEPFSTYPRSYDLIHVAAMESLIKDPSSGKSRCNLVDLMVEMDRMLRPEGTVVIRDSPEVIDKAARIARAIRWKATIHEKEPESHGTERILVARKNMWKLPS; this is encoded by the exons ATGGGTCACTTGAATCTCCACTCTTCCAAGACGCGCACTTCGCGGCAATGGCGTCTGCTGGATATAGTAACCGCCATGTTTTTCGCCGCGGTTCTGCTCTTCTTCATTCTTGTATTCACGCCGTTGGGAGATTCTTTAGCGGCTTCTGGGCGTCGGACTTTGCTCCGGTCATCTGGGTCTGATCCCCGCCATCGCGGGAGGCTGGTGGAGCTGGTGGAGTCGGGACGGAACACGGCGCCGATCGATGCCTGTCCTTCGGAGATGGTTGATCACATGCCTTGTGAGGATCCGCGGATCAATAGTCAGCTGAGTCGGGATATGAATTACTACAGGGAAAGACATTGCCCTCCATTTGAGGAGACACCGCTGTGTTTGATCCCGCCGCCGAATGGGTACCGGGTGCCAGTTCAGTGGCCGGAGAGTTTGCACAAG ATATGGCATGATAATATGCCTTACAATAAAATAGCTGAAAGGAAAGGCCACCAGGGATGGATGAAAAGGGAAGGCCCACATTTCATTTTCCCTGGAGGTGGCACGATGTTCCCAGATGGAGCAATACAATACATTGAGAAACTTAAACAGTATATTCCTATAGCTGGTGGAGTTCTGAGAACCGCCCTTGATATGGGATGTGGG GTTGCTAGTTTTGGTGGATATATGCTTGCCGAAGAGATTTTAACTCTTTCTTTTGCTCCAAGGGATTCACACAAAGCACAGATACAATTTGCTTTGGAAAGAGGAGTACCAGCTTTTGTTGCAATGCTTGGCACTAGTAGACTCCCTTTTCCTGCTTTCTCTTTTGATTTGGTGCACTGTTCTCGGTGCTTGATCGATTTCACCGCATACA ATGCTACTTATTTCCTTGAAGTTGATCGGTTACTTCGCCCAGGAGGCTTCCTAGTCATCTCTGGGCCCCCAGTACAGTGGCAAAAACAAGACAAAGAATGGAATGATCTGCAGGCTGTGGCCAGATCATTGTGTTATGAGATCATTGTCGTGGATGGAAACACAGCAATCTGGAAAAAGCCTAGTGGGGATTCATGTCTGCTAAATCAAAATGAATTTGGTCTTCATTTTTGTGAAgaatctgttgatccaagtttTGCATG GTCTTTCAAGTTGAAGAAATGCGTGAGCCGGATAACATCTGCCAAGGGAGATTTTGCTATTGGGGTGATTCCAAAATGGCCAGAGAGATTGACAAAAGCTCCTTCACGGGCTGGTGTCATGAAGAATGGAATGGATGTGTTTGAAGCTGATAATCGAAGATGGGTAAGAAGGGTTGCTTATTACAAGAATTCGCTAAACTTGAAACTAGGAACTCCATCCATACGAAATGTCATGGACATGAATGCATTCTTTGGAGGTTTTGCTGCAGCAATAACATCTGATCCTGTTTGGGTGATGAATGTCGTCCCTGCTCGTAAACCTTCAACTCTTGATGTCATTTATGATCGAGGACTTATTGGACTTTACCATGATTG GTGTGAGCCTTTCTCCACTTATCCTCGGTCTTACGATCTAATTCATGTAGCTGCTATGGAATCTCTTATAAAGGATCCGAGTTCTGGAAAGAGCAG GTGTAATCTTGTGGATTTGATGGTAGAAATGGATCGGATGTTACGCCCTGAAGGCACGGTTGTCATTCGAGATTCACCAGAAGTGATTGATAAAGCAGCTCGCATTGCTCGTGCCATTAGATGGAAAGCTACTATACACGAGAAAGAACCCGAATCACACGGAACTGAGAGAATTTTGGTAGCACGTAAGAACATGTGGAAGCTGCCTTCATGA